Within the Borreliella mayonii genome, the region TCATGCATGCAGAATACTTATTCTTACCGCAACAATATTTGAAATAAATTCAATATTCGAAAATTATTATCAAAAAACTCTACTCAAAAAGTATAACGAAAATCTCAAAAACAAAAATCTACCTCCTAGTAATATATCAACAATGAAAAAATACTTAAATCAATTAGAAAAAGAAATAAAAATCATAGCAAAATTCTATTTTAAAAACGATCAATCTCTAATTTATTGCAAACTTAATTATACCCTAGAAAAAATTTGTTTAAAACTAATAAAATTCTACAAAAAATTCTACA harbors:
- a CDS encoding plasmid maintenance protein, which codes for MYKAIKEQQEIEIDHACRILILTATIFEINSIFENYYQKTLLKKYNENLKNKNLPPSNISTMKKYLNQLEKEIKIIAKFYFKNDQSLIYCKLNYTLEKICLKLIKFYKKFYKELKQFTQKNITT